Proteins co-encoded in one Ooceraea biroi isolate clonal line C1 chromosome 9, Obir_v5.4, whole genome shotgun sequence genomic window:
- the LOC105284647 gene encoding putative sodium-coupled neutral amino acid transporter 11 isoform X2: protein MALAASDDVNEKSYILEAKKNFEDTGSLASEESYDDMRQLVGEEEQEEQSGKFNSLPLASFNFINSIIGSGVIGIPYALHQAGFGLGIILLILVAALTDYSLILMVRSGHICGEMSYQGLMRASFGRAGFYILTVLQFIYPFIAMVSYNIVVGDTVTKVLTRVTDIPIFAYRQVVILLATLGITIPLCLYRNVARLAKISFFSLVCVGFILLAIVIRMDTMSSLVPSREDSWRFANFRGVVPSIGIMAFAFMCHHNTFLIYGSIERATQQKWDVVTHWSLFTSFLIAASFGIVGYVTFTSYVQGDLMENYCWDDDLMNFARVMFSGTILLTFPIECFVTREVLMTAIKGTDELDGHEAYVPNSDRKYLIITLTIVLLAYLISMTTDCLGIVLELNGILAAVPLAYVLPGLCYLRLEEGSVFSSKKLPALGLMTAGILAAISGLLLIIINHSSSTCFHGKMMPYCVDNSTVMTTTAALQLDVTTPSRDSFIVTNKPVGI, encoded by the exons ATGGCCCTCGCCGCGTCCGACGACGTCAACGAGAAGAGCTACATCCTGGAGGCGAAGAAGAACTTCGAGGAT ACTGGCAGTCTCGCATCGGAGGAATCGTACGATGACATGAGGCAACTAGTCGGG GAGGAAGAGCAGGAAGAGCAGTCCGGCAAGTTTAACAGTCTGCCGCTTGCCAGCTTCAACTTCATCAATTCCATCATCGGCAGCGGCGTCATCG GAATACCGTACGCTCTGCATCAAGCCGGCTTTGGGCTCGGCATTATCCTGCTGATCCTAGTGGCAGCGTTAACTGATTATTCGCTGATCCTCATGGTGCGGAGCGGACACATCTGTGGCGAGATGAGCTATCAGGGCCTGATGCGTGCGAGCTTCGGCCGCGCCGGCTTCTACATTCTCACGGTGTTGCAGTTCATCTATCCGTTCATAG CGATGGTCTCCTAcaacatcgtcgtcggcgaCACCGTGACGAAAGTGCTGACAAGAGTGACCGACATACCCATTTTCGCTTATCGACAAGTCGTTATCCTGCTGGCGACCCTTGGCATCACCATTCCGCTCTGCCTATACAGGAACGTCGCGCGTTTGGCAAAGatctccttcttctctctgGTCTGCGTAGGCTTCATCCTCCTCGCTATCGTCATCCGCATGGACACCATGAGCAGCTTAGT TCCTAGTCGCGAGGACAGCTGGAGATTCGCCAATTTCCGCGGGGTCGTGCCGTCCATCGGCATAATGGCGTTTGCGTTCATGTGTCATCACAATACCTTCCTGATCTACGGCTCGATCGAACGCGCGACCCAGCAGAAGTGGGACGTGGTGACGCATTGGTCCCTCTTTACGTCCTTCCTGATCGCGGCTTCGTTCGGGATCGTCGGCTACGTGACGTTCACGTCGTACGTGCAGGGCGATCTCATGGAGAACTACTGCTGGGATGACGATCTGATGAACTTTGCCCGCGTCATGTTCAGCGGCACCATACTCCTCACCTTCCCGATCGAATGCTTCGTCACGCGCGAG GTGCTCATGACGGCGATTAAGGGCACGGACGAGCTGGACGGGCACGAGGCCTACGTGCCTAACTCGGACCGCAAGTACCTGATAATTACCCTGACGATCGTGTTACTAGCGTACCTGATCTCAATGACGACGGACTGTCTGGGCATCGTCCTCGAGCTGAACGGCATCCTCGCTGCGGTACCGCTCGCCTACGTTCTACCCGGCCTCTGCTACCTGAGGCTCGAGGAGGGGTCCGTCTTCTCGTCCAAGAAACTACCGGCGCTCGGCCTGATGACCGCCGGTATCCTGGCAGCCATCTCCGGCCTCCTGCTGATTATAATCAACCATAGTTCTAGTACTTGCTTCCACGGCAAGATGATGCCGTACTGCGTCGACAATTCGACGGTCATGACGACAACGGCGGCATTGCAGCTCGACGTCACCACCCCGAGCAGGGACAGCTTTATCGTGACCAACAAGCCAGTCGGGATCTAA
- the LOC105284647 gene encoding putative sodium-coupled neutral amino acid transporter 11 isoform X1, with protein MALAASDDVNEKSYILEAKKNFEDTGSLASEESYDDMRQLVGEEEQEEQSGKFNSLPLASFNFINSIIGSGVIGIPYALHQAGFGLGIILLILVAALTDYSLILMVRSGHICGEMSYQGLMRASFGRAGFYILTVLQFIYPFIAMVSYNIVVGDTVTKVLTRVTDIPIFAYRQVVILLATLGITIPLCLYRNVARLAKISFFSLVCVGFILLAIVIRMDTMSSLVPSREDSWRFANFRGVVPSIGIMAFAFMCHHNTFLIYGSIERATQQKWDVVTHWSLFTSFLIAASFGIVGYVTFTSYVQGDLMENYCWDDDLMNFARVMFSGTILLTFPIECFVTREVTISFFHVSVLQQEYENKVLMTAIKGTDELDGHEAYVPNSDRKYLIITLTIVLLAYLISMTTDCLGIVLELNGILAAVPLAYVLPGLCYLRLEEGSVFSSKKLPALGLMTAGILAAISGLLLIIINHSSSTCFHGKMMPYCVDNSTVMTTTAALQLDVTTPSRDSFIVTNKPVGI; from the exons ATGGCCCTCGCCGCGTCCGACGACGTCAACGAGAAGAGCTACATCCTGGAGGCGAAGAAGAACTTCGAGGAT ACTGGCAGTCTCGCATCGGAGGAATCGTACGATGACATGAGGCAACTAGTCGGG GAGGAAGAGCAGGAAGAGCAGTCCGGCAAGTTTAACAGTCTGCCGCTTGCCAGCTTCAACTTCATCAATTCCATCATCGGCAGCGGCGTCATCG GAATACCGTACGCTCTGCATCAAGCCGGCTTTGGGCTCGGCATTATCCTGCTGATCCTAGTGGCAGCGTTAACTGATTATTCGCTGATCCTCATGGTGCGGAGCGGACACATCTGTGGCGAGATGAGCTATCAGGGCCTGATGCGTGCGAGCTTCGGCCGCGCCGGCTTCTACATTCTCACGGTGTTGCAGTTCATCTATCCGTTCATAG CGATGGTCTCCTAcaacatcgtcgtcggcgaCACCGTGACGAAAGTGCTGACAAGAGTGACCGACATACCCATTTTCGCTTATCGACAAGTCGTTATCCTGCTGGCGACCCTTGGCATCACCATTCCGCTCTGCCTATACAGGAACGTCGCGCGTTTGGCAAAGatctccttcttctctctgGTCTGCGTAGGCTTCATCCTCCTCGCTATCGTCATCCGCATGGACACCATGAGCAGCTTAGT TCCTAGTCGCGAGGACAGCTGGAGATTCGCCAATTTCCGCGGGGTCGTGCCGTCCATCGGCATAATGGCGTTTGCGTTCATGTGTCATCACAATACCTTCCTGATCTACGGCTCGATCGAACGCGCGACCCAGCAGAAGTGGGACGTGGTGACGCATTGGTCCCTCTTTACGTCCTTCCTGATCGCGGCTTCGTTCGGGATCGTCGGCTACGTGACGTTCACGTCGTACGTGCAGGGCGATCTCATGGAGAACTACTGCTGGGATGACGATCTGATGAACTTTGCCCGCGTCATGTTCAGCGGCACCATACTCCTCACCTTCCCGATCGAATGCTTCGTCACGCGCGAGGTGACCATTTCTTTCTTCCACGTTTCCGTTTTGCAACAGGAATACGAAAATAAA GTGCTCATGACGGCGATTAAGGGCACGGACGAGCTGGACGGGCACGAGGCCTACGTGCCTAACTCGGACCGCAAGTACCTGATAATTACCCTGACGATCGTGTTACTAGCGTACCTGATCTCAATGACGACGGACTGTCTGGGCATCGTCCTCGAGCTGAACGGCATCCTCGCTGCGGTACCGCTCGCCTACGTTCTACCCGGCCTCTGCTACCTGAGGCTCGAGGAGGGGTCCGTCTTCTCGTCCAAGAAACTACCGGCGCTCGGCCTGATGACCGCCGGTATCCTGGCAGCCATCTCCGGCCTCCTGCTGATTATAATCAACCATAGTTCTAGTACTTGCTTCCACGGCAAGATGATGCCGTACTGCGTCGACAATTCGACGGTCATGACGACAACGGCGGCATTGCAGCTCGACGTCACCACCCCGAGCAGGGACAGCTTTATCGTGACCAACAAGCCAGTCGGGATCTAA